The following proteins come from a genomic window of Populus nigra chromosome 6, ddPopNigr1.1, whole genome shotgun sequence:
- the LOC133697488 gene encoding U-box domain-containing protein 44-like, with the protein MVLELVPIGTILAVLTSQVLKTAQAAKDVLIEKESFKVLAKHLFDIESVLKELQLQKLDDSRAARQALETLEADVKKANNLVEKYKNRARFYLLVKCRHIVNEVQEVTRDIGRSLAALSLANTEVLAGISDQMNRLQDEMRRAEFEASHSQLQIVDKLNQGLRDQKLNQGFANDMLEEIARAVGVPVEPSEISKELASFRREKEEAANRKERAEVLFLEQVIELLSHADAARDYEEIKKQYFTRLQVVERFDDREEYITPLTPFLCRINGTVMTDPVSLCTGTTCERAAIEAWFDRGERTDPETGEILEDTTLRSNVRLRQSIEEWRELNYCLRIRASKAKLLASADSSVEEALNQMQDLMRENSINKDWISIGGLTDIIISILGTSHNKDEKRKILVTLKDLVKGHVRNKEKLVDYGGWDHVIPCLGRDPSISKAAVELLYELLQERSGWNVSACRKLSQQGSAILFLVTLLKGQVRESAVYAEKILNKLVEIDEENISWAAKSGWYKPLIDRIVQGTDSSRISMVRALVNIELFDSDLKLLGEEGILPSLLQMLSSGNLESKELSLSALVKLSDCAANKELIAAAGGLPLIITLMFSAHMRSMIIVKCSEILEKFSCDDDGIKFFIDENGAQLELEPIVSDLLALQQIAHSSQNVRRPALRTLLGICKFNSGLVKTAVLTAKGVSLVLPLLDDTDSEIREIAINLLFLFSHHEPQGVVEYLLKPKRLEALVGFLENDNKSDVQMAAAGLLANLPKSEVSVTTKLIDLDGLNALIKIIRTGTMEAKENALSALFRFTDPANPETQRIVVEQGAYPLFVNLLTTGSVMAKARAAALIGDLSRSSPKLVVVSKATGCWCFRPTRPHLCPAHGGICSVRTTFCLIEATALPVLVKLLQGEVHVIAHEAIQTLSTMVQEGSPNRGANVLHEADAIKPVLDIFTWGTDSLKEEALGLLEKVFLSREMVEHYGPSARLILVGLPGRNGHEDSRMGRRVAKVLSLLERYSRSSTSLLPGIFFSENYL; encoded by the exons ATGGTATTGGAACTGGTACCCATAGGAACCATTTTGGCTGTGTTAACGAGCCAGGTACTTAAAACTGCCCAGGCTGCAAAGGATGTTCTAATTGAGAAGGAGAGTTTCAAGGTTCTGGCAAAGCACCTCTTTGACATCGAATCAGTGTTAAAGGAACTGCAGCTTCAAAAATTGGATGACTCTAGAGCTGCCAGGCAAGCACTTGAAACCCTTGAAGCAGATGTCAAGAAGGCAAATAATTTGGTTGAGAAGTATAAAAACCGGGCCCGTTTCTACTTACTGGTAAAGTGTCGTCATATTGTAAATGAGGTGCAAGAAGTGACTAGGGATATCGGCAGGTCATTGGCTGCTTTATCACTTGCGAATACTGAAGTCCTTGCAGGGATATCTGACCAGATGAATAGGCTACAGGATGAAATGCGAAGGGCTGAATTCGAAGCTTCGCATTCTCAGCTTCAGATTGTTGACAAGTTAAACCAGGGTCTGCGTGACCAGAAACTCAACCAGGGTTTCGCTAATGACATGCTGGAAGAAATAGCCAGGGCTGTTGGTGTACCTGTTGAACCTTCAGAGATAAGCAAAGAGCTAGCAAGCTTTAGAAGGGAAAAGGAAGAAGCTGCCAATAGGAAAGAAAGAGCTGAAGTTCTATTCTTAGAGCAGGTTATCGAATTGCTTTCTCATGCTGATGCAGCTAGAGATTATGAAGAAATCAAGAAGCAGTATTTTACGAGGCTTCAGGTTGTTGAGCGATTTGATGACAGGGAAGAATATATTACTCCACTTACTCCTTTCCTTTGTCGTATAAATGGGACTGTGATGACTGATCCTGTTAGCCTTTGTACTGGTACTACCTGTGAGAGAGCTGCCATTGAAGCTTGGTTTGACCGCGGAGAGAGAACTGACCCAGAAACAGGTGAGATTCTTGAAGATACAACTTTGAGGTCTAACGTCCGGCTCAGACAATCAATAGAGGAATGGAGAGAACTAAATTATTGCCTCAGAATCAGAGCTTCTAAGGCAAAGTTGTTAGCAAGTGCTGACTCATCTGTAGAAGAGGCCCTAAACCAAATGCAGGATCTGATGAGAGAAAATTCAATAAACAAGGATTGGATCTCCATAGGAGGTCTAACAGATATCATAATATCTATTCTTGGGACCAGTCATAACAAAGATGAGAAGAGGAAGATCTTAGTAACCTTAAAGGATCTCGTCAAAGGGCATGTAAGAAATAAG GAAAAATTGGTCGACTATGGAGGGTGGGATCATGTTATTCCATGCTTAGGACGCGACCCAAGCATCTCAAAGGCTGCAGTGGAATTGCTATATGAGTTACTGCAAGAGAGGTCTGGTTGGAATGTGTCTGCCTGTAGGAAACTCTCTCAACAGGGCAGTGCAATTCTATTCCTTGTCACTCTTTTAAAAGGTCAAGTCAGGGAGTCAGCTGTTTATGCAGAAAAAATCTTGAACAAACTTGTTGAAATTGATGAGGAGAACATTTCTTGGGCTGCAAAATCAGGCTGGTATAAACCACTTATTGATCGGATTGTACAAG ggaccgattcttcaaggatttcAATGGTTCGAGCTTTAGTTAACATAGAATTGTTTGATTCAGACTTAAAGCTCCTCGGTGAGGAAGGGATATTACCCAGTTTGCTTCAAATGCTGTCATCTGGCAATCTTGAATCAAAAGAGTTATCTCTGTCTGCCCTGGTTAAACTCTCTGATTGCGCTGCCAATAAAGAGCTTATCGCTGCTGCTGGTGGGCTTCCACTTATCATCACACTAATGTTTTCCGCTCATATGCGCTCAATGATTATCGTGAAGTGTTCTGAAATCTTGGAGAAATTCTCTTGTGATGATGATGGGATTAAATTCTTTATTGATGAAAATGGGGCCCAACTTGAATTAGAACCTATTGTCAGCGATTTGTTAGCTTTGCAACAGATTGCCCACTCATCCCAGAATGTTCGGAGGCCTGCTTTGCGTACACTTCTTGGAATTTGCAAGTTTAATTCAGGGTTGGTTAAAACTGCAGTTCTCACTGCTAAAGGTGTTTCTCTTGTACTTCCTCTTCTTGATGATACCGACTCAGAAATTCGTGAAATTGCCATAAATCTTCTCTTTCTATTCTCTCATCATGAACCACAAGGAGTGGTGGAATACCTTCTTAAGCCAAAAAGGCTTGAGGCATTAGTGGGGTTCCTTGAGAATGATAACAAGAGTGATGTACAAATGGCTGCTGCTGGTTTATTAGCCAATCTACCAAAATCTGAAGTCTCCGTAACCACGAAGCTAATTGATCTGGATGGGCTTAATGCcctcataaaaattataagaacagGGACCATGGAAGCAAAAGAAAATGCTCTAAGTGCACTCTTCAGGTTCACAGATCCTGCAAATCCCGAGACACAGCGGATTGTGGTTGAACAAGGAGCTTACCCGTTGTTTGTAAACTTACTGACAACTGGCTCGGTAATGGCAAAAGCAAGAGCAGCAGCGCTCATTGGCGATCTTTCTAGAAGCAGTCCGAAGCTTGTTGTTGTGTCCAAAGCAACAGGATGCTGGTGTTTTCGGCCAACACGTCCTCATTTATGCCCAGCACATGGGGGTATCTGCAGTGTGAGAACTACATTTTGTCTCATTGAGGCAACTGCTCTGCCCGTCCTGGTAAAACTCTTACAAGGAGAGGTTCATGTGATTGCTCACGAAGCAATTCAGACGCTTTCCACGATGGTTCAGGAAGGCTCTCCTAACAGAGGAGCAAATGTCTTGCATGAGGCTGATGCCATAAAACCAGTACTCGATATTTTCACGTGGGGAACAGATTCTCTAAAGGAAGAGGCTTTGGGACTTTTGGAGAAGGTTTTTTTGTCAAGGGAAATGGTGGAACACTATGGACCTTCAGCCAGGTTAATTCTTGTTGGCTTGCCTGGCAGGAATGGTCATGAGGATAGCCGTATGGGGAGGAGGGTCGCAAAAGTCTTGTCGCTCCTTGAACGCTATTCGCGATCATCAACATCTCTTCTGCCAGgaatattttttagtgaaaacTATCTGTGA
- the LOC133697664 gene encoding CBL-interacting serine/threonine-protein kinase 4-like: MEPPPQTLPPPPLQRTSSIPTTLLNKYEVGRLLGRGSFAKVYAARSLSDKTQLVAIKIIDKTKTDAAMEPRIISEISAMHRLQHHPNVLKIHEVMATKTKIYLVMELASGGDLFSKIRKMGKLKEPAARRYFQQLVSAIHFCHQNGVSHRDIKPHNLLLDGKGNLKISDFGLSALKNEGVNGGFLLQTACGTPAFTAPEVMARRGYDGSKADAWSCGVILFFLLSASLPFDDSNLAVMYRKIHKGEYQLPSCLPKSVKSIINQLLDPNPNKRMSIEALMKHPWFLKKFELPTKSSVFESDYKEYCKFDKSAAGGINAFDLISLSSGLDLSGLFEVKHARDRRFTSSETVERVTERVREVGGRLGYRVEEGKVGGAIGLGKGRVGLVFEMWEIVEKLLVVEVKVVERGGVEFEDLHWGELKEGLGDVVLQWNDDAM, from the coding sequence ATGGAACCACCACCACAAACCCTGCCGCCGCCACCACTACAAAGAACCTCCTCGATCCCGACCACACTTCTCAACAAATACGAAGTAGGCCGATTATTAGGCCGTGGCAGCTTTGCAAAAGTGTATGCAGCCCGTTCTTTATCCGACAAGACACAGCTGGTAGCGATCAAAATCATCGACAAAACAAAAACCGATGCTGCCATGGAACCCCGCATTATCTCCGAGATCTCAGCCATGCACCGCCTCCAACACCACCCAAACGTTCTCAAGATCCACGAAGTTATGGCTACGAAAACCAAAATCTACCTCGTCATGGAACTTGCCTCGGGAGGCGATCTTTTCTCTAAGATCCGGAAGATGGGCAAACTTAAAGAACCAGCCGCACGTCGTTACTTTCAACAACTTGTGTCTGCCATCCACTTCTGCCATCAAAATGGTGTCTCTCACCGCGACATCAAGCCTCATAATTTGCTCCTTGACGGTAaaggtaatttaaaaatatctgattttggactcTCGGCGTTAAAGAATGAAGGTGTTAATGGTGGTTTTTTGCTTCAAACGGCTTGTGGGACTCCGGCTTTCACAGCACCGGAAGTTATGGCGCGGCGGGGCTACGATGGATCTAAAGCGGATGCTTGGTCTTGTGGGgtcattttgttctttttattatcgGCTTCCTTGCCTTTTGATGACAGTAATCTTGCAGTTATGTACAGGAAAATTCATAAAGGAGAATATCAATTGCCTTCTTGTTTACCAAAGTCGGTTAAATCGATTATAAACCAACTTCTCGACCCGAATCCTAATAAAAGAATGAGCATAGAAGCGTTAATGAAACATCCTTGGTTTTTGAAGAAGTTTGAATTACCAACTAAAAGTAGTGTGTTCGAGTCGGATTATAAAGAATATTGTAAATTTGATAAGAGTGCGGCTGGGGGCATTAATGCGTTTGATTTAATATCTCTGTCTTCAGGGTTGGATTTGTCAGGGTTGTTTGAGGTTAAACATGCGAGGGATAGAAGATTTACATCAAGCGAAACGGTGGAAAGAGTAACggagagagtgagagaggtTGGAGGGAGATTGGGATATAGAGTGGAGGAAGGAAAGGTTGGGGGTGCTATAGGGTTGGGGAAAGGGAGGGTGGGATTGGTGTTTGAGATGTGGGAAATAGTGGAGAAGCTGTTGGTGGTGGAAGTTAAGGTGGTGGAGCGTGGTGGGGTGGAATTTGAGGACCTTCATTGGGGAGAACTGAAAGAAGGGCTTGGAGATGTTGTGCTTCAATGGAATGATGATGCTATGTGA
- the LOC133696108 gene encoding pentatricopeptide repeat-containing protein At3g23020-like: MFVKLQLDARCFNILSSPRTSPITGASVSTNTGVSLSPLEKIETVKKRREQSLLEIPNRRIPKKFNTDHKLTPNKPSFNKNPDREPRNNSRNSTRVENKKSFGVGLERLNGNGSVDKAHTKCSKKWAYYGGCIPSILEALDTIKDLDEALKPWEDTLSNKERSIILKEQSSWERALEIFEWFKRKGCYELNVIHYNIMLRILGRARNWSHVECLCNEMRIKQILPVNSTYGTLIDVYSKGGLKEEALHWLKKMNDRGMVPDEVTMGIVIQMYKKAGEFQKAEEFFKNWTLGESIKHEGTSKASAGVQNGVQVSVSLSSYTYNTLIDTYGKAGQLKEASETFAKMLREGIVPTTVTFNTMIHICGNHGQLEEAGSLMQKMEELRCPPDTRTYNILISLHAKHDNISMAASYFKRMKEARLVPDHVSYRTLLYAFSIRHMVSDAEDLVSEMDEKGLEIDEYTQSALTRMYIEAGMLEKSWLWFRRFHLTGNMSSECYSASIDAYGERGHILEAEKVFMSCQEGKMLTVLVFNVMIKAYGLAQKYDKACQLFDSMESHGVLADRCSYSSIIQILAGADLPDKARHYLKKMQEAGLVSDCISYCAVISSFVKFGKLEKAEGLYNEMIGFDVKPDVIVYGVLINAFADAGSVKEALGYVDAMKRAGLPGNTVIYNSLIKLYTKVGYLKEAEETYQLLQSSDSGPDAYSSNCMIDLYSEQSMVKQAENIFESLKRKGNTNEFTFAMMLCMYKRLGRFEEATQIAKQMRDLGLLTDLLSYNNVLGLYALDGRFKEAVGTFKEMVEASVQPDDCTFKSLGIVLVKCGISKKAVSKLEATTKNDYQKGLQAWMLALSTVADIDDDYDE; encoded by the coding sequence ATGTTTGTAAAACTGCAATTAGATGCCCGTTGTTTTAACATATTGAGCTCCCCCAGGACCTCACCCATCACAGGAGCTTCAGTCTCCACAAACACAGGAGTATCACTTTCTCCACTAGAAAAGATTGAAACTGTCAAGAAACGCAGAGAGCAAAGCCTTCTTGAAATCCCCAATAGACGAATTCCCAAGAAGTTCAACACAGATCACAAACTTACTCCAAATAAACCTAGCTTCAATAAAAACCCAGATAGAGAACCGAGAAATAACTCAAGGAATAGTACTCGAGTTGAAAATAAGAAGAGTTTTGGGGTTGGTTTGGAGAGGCTCAATGGTAATGGCTCGGTTGATAAAGCGCACACCAAATGTTCGAAGAAATGGGCATATTATGGAGGTTGTATTCCATCAATTTTGGAAGCTCTTGATACGATTAAAGACCTTGACGAGGCATTGAAGCCATGGGAGGATACTCTTAGTAACAAAGAGAGGAGCATAATTTTGAAGGAGCAGTCTAGTTGGGAGAGAGCTTTGGAGATTTTTGAGTGGTTTAAGAGAAAGGGTTGCTATGAGTTGAATGTGATTCACTATAATATTATGCTCAGGATTCTTGGGCGAGCGCGAAATTGGAGCCATGTTGAATGTTTGTGTAATGAAATGAGAATTAAACAGATTTTGCCTGTCAATTCTACATATGGTACTTTGATTGATGTTTATAGCAAAGGTGGCCTCAAAGAAGAGGCACTTCATTGGCTTAAGAAGATGAATGATCGAGGAATGGTACCAGATGAGGTTACTATGGGAATTGTTATACAAATGTACAAGAAAGCTGGCGAGTTTCAAAAGGCGGAAGAGTTTTTCAAGAATTGGACACTGGGTGAGTCTATAAAGCATGAAGGAACCAGTAAAGCAAGTGCTGGGGTGCAGAATGGTGTGCAGGTCAGTGTTTCTTTGAGCTCATATACATACAATACGTTGATTGACACTTATGGGAAGGCAGGGCAACTTAAAGAAGCATCTGAGACTTTTGCAAAGATGCTTAGAGAAGGTATTGTGCCAACAACTGTAACTTTTAATACCATGATCCACATTTGTGGTAACCATGGCCAGCTTGAAGAAGCGGGTTCACTTATGCAGAAGATGGAGGAGCTCCGATGCCCACCAGACACAAGGACGTATAATATTCTCATCTCCCTTCATGCTAAGCATGATAATATAAGCATGGCAGCTAGCTACTTTAAAAGGATGAAGGAGGCTAGATTAGTGCCAGATCATGTGAGTTACCGCACACTCTTGTATGCCTTCTCAATAAGGCATATGGTCAGTGATGCAGAAGACCTGGTGTCTGAGATGGATGAAAAGGGTTTGGAGATTGATGAGTATACCCAGTCTGCTCTGACTAGAATGTACATAGAAGCTGGGATGCTTGAGAAATCATGGCTTTGGTTCAGGAGATTTCATCTCACGGGGAATATGAGTTCTGAGTGCTATTCTGCCAGCATTGATGCATATGGGGAGCGCGGCCATATTTTGGAAGCTGAGAAAGTTTTCATGAGCTGCCAAGAGGGGAAGATGCTGACTGTCCTCGTGTTTAATGTGATGATTAAAGCATATGGGTTAGCGCAGAAATATGACAAAGCATGTCAGTTGTTTGACAGCATGGAGAGTCATGGTGTACTTGCAGATAGATGTAGCTATAGTTCTATCATACAAATTTTGGCTGGTGCTGACTTGCCAGACAAAGCAAGACATTATCTGAAGAAGATGCAAGAGGCAGGATTGGTTAGTGATTGCATCTCCTATTGTGCTGTGATCTCAAGCTTTGTGAAATTCGGTAAACTGGAAAAGGCTGAGGGGCTTTATAACGAGATGATAGGTTTTGATGTGAAGCCAGATGTTATAGTTTATGGTGTACTGATAAACGCGTTTGCTGATGCTGGAAGTGTTAAAGAAGCTCTTGGTTATGTAGATGCAATGAAAAGAGCTGGTTTGCCTGGAAATACAGTCATATACAACTCCTTAATCAAGCTTTATACCAAAGTCGGGTACTTGAAAGAAGCAGAAGAAACATATCAGCTGCTTCAGTCGTCAGATTCTGGTCCTGATGCATATTCTTCAAACTGTATGATAGATCTCTACAGCGAACAATCCATGGTCAAGCAAgcagaaaatatttttgagagcttgaagagaaaagggaacACAAATGAGTTTACTTTTGCAATGATGTTGTGCATGTACAAAAGACTTGGGAGGTTTGAGGAAGCCACTCAGATTGCAAAACAGATGAGAGACTTGGGACTTTTGACTGACTTGTTAAGCTATAATAATGTGCTTGGGTTGTATGCATTGGATGGCAGATTCAAAGAGGCTGTGGGAACTTTCAAGGAAATGGTAGAAGCTTCCGTTCAACCCGATGATTGTACATTCAAATCTCTTGGAATTGTTCTGGTAAAATGTGGAATATCAAAGAAAGCTGTTAGCAAGCTTGAAGCAACTACGAAAAATGATTATCAGAAAGGTTTGCAGGCATGGATGTTAGCTCTCTCCACTGTAGCTGATATAGATGATGATTATGACGAGTAA